CTCCTTGAATGACCGTCGCCACGCACGTCGTCCGTAAGTTTGCCGCATGAATCGGATCCTCCTCCAACACCTTGAGCGCTCCGGCCGGTAGTGAACCTTTCGCTTCGCTCACCGTTTTCATCGCTGCCGCGACACGGGGAGGTTCGCTCGCAGCGCGCGCCCGGTAATATTCCCGCGTCACCGGAATCAGTCGCGCCGGTTCCCGAAAATGGCTGAACCGTTCGAGCGCCCGCGTCAGTCGGTAGATCGCATTCTCTTTAAGAGGAACCGACGAATGCCCGGTCGGACCTTTCGCGATCAACTCGAAGTCCTGGTACGTTTTCTCCGCCGCCTGAATATTCACCAAATTCACTTTTCCTTTATCGTCGAGGCTGATTTCTCCCCCTTCGTTCAAAACGAGCCCCGCCGAGATGGATTCCGGCTTATGCTTCAAGAGATACAGAATCCCCTGACCTCCGGATTCTTCATCCCCCGTCCAGGCCAAAATGACGTCGCGATCGAGGGTAACGTTCGCACGTTTGAGCAAAAGAAAGACTTCCATTTCAACGGCGGCCATACCGAGATCATCCGATACGCCGCGGCCGATCAAAAACCCTTCCCGTTCGATCATTTTGTGGGGATCGGTCGACCAGGATTGGCCTTTCGCTCCCACGACGTCGATATGCGCCAAGAGCAGAAGAGGCTTTCGGTCTCCGGTTCCCTTCAGGCGGGCCACTAAATTCTTTCGACCGGCCGCGAATTCGGTGATGTCCGCCGAGACACCGGCGTCCTTGAGACGCTTTGCGCCGATGGCCGCCGCCCGTTCTTCATTTCCGGGCGGATTACTCGTGTCCGCTTCTACGAGTTGGCGGAGAAGTTCGCGTACGGAGTCCGCGGATTTTCCGTAGTCCACCGCCGTTTCTGAAGCGGCAGCCGACATGCAAGCCCAAAACCCAAGAACGATTCCGAAAACAATGGAGGTCCGTATCTGTTTCATAGCGGCGGAACCTATCACTAAAGATAGGCCTTTCTCAAATTACAAGGGGTGGAGCGATCGACCACATCAAGAAGTTTTGTCTTCCCCCACAGATAGCCTTCGTTCTCCGTCCGTGGCACGCTGGCGATCCATGTCGCCGCGATTCATCCGGGCGTACGCCTTCTTTGATCGATGCCTGTTCCACTTCATTCGACTCTGGTCGCTCGTGCGCGACGAAATTCTGTGGGCGTGGACGGTTCCGGAGCAACGGGAGCAGATCACTTTTCAATCGTATGAAGTTCATTCGACATTTCTCTCGGGCGGCGAAACATTCGAAGGCGGCCTTTTCCCCTGGGAACGACTTGCGATCACCTCTCCCCCCTTTCCTCAGAAAGGGCACATTTTAGTTGGCGGCTGCGGTGGAGGACGCGAGGTCGCGGAGCTCCGTAAGCTCGGATACGAGGTTACGGCCTTTGAACCGTCGCCCTCATTCGCCGAGGGTTCGCGTCGGCTGGCCGCGAGTCTTTCGCGCGTCCGTTTTGCCCAGGCTTCGTATCGTGATCTTCTGGCGGCTTTTTCGGGGGCGGAGAATTTACTTACTCCGCTCATTCGAAACGCCACGTTCGATGGAATGATTCTTGGGTGGGGAAGTTTTTCGCATGTAACGGATATCACCCAGCGCCGAAATTTGTTGTGCGCGCTTCGAAAACTATACCCGACCGCTCCACTCCTCGTGGGCTTCACGTCAATCCCCGACATTCCCGCCGGCTTTATCGACCGGATGCGCCCTCC
This genomic interval from Bdellovibrionota bacterium contains the following:
- a CDS encoding M20/M25/M40 family metallo-hydrolase — protein: MKQIRTSIVFGIVLGFWACMSAAASETAVDYGKSADSVRELLRQLVEADTSNPPGNEERAAAIGAKRLKDAGVSADITEFAAGRKNLVARLKGTGDRKPLLLLAHIDVVGAKGQSWSTDPHKMIEREGFLIGRGVSDDLGMAAVEMEVFLLLKRANVTLDRDVILAWTGDEESGGQGILYLLKHKPESISAGLVLNEGGEISLDDKGKVNLVNIQAAEKTYQDFELIAKGPTGHSSVPLKENAIYRLTRALERFSHFREPARLIPVTREYYRARAASEPPRVAAAMKTVSEAKGSLPAGALKVLEEDPIHAANLRTTCVATVIQGGTRVNALPSEARANINCRILPDESVEDIRKQLVKVIADSAIEVKALEDFSRAEASPVQGEGIDAIKKTAGEMWPGVPVLVSLSRGATDSRFLRAAGIPAYGIDPIALTEADGRRAHGIDERIPVSSLRPAIEFFHRLVLNLAQKRAS
- a CDS encoding class I SAM-dependent methyltransferase, translating into MSPRFIRAYAFFDRCLFHFIRLWSLVRDEILWAWTVPEQREQITFQSYEVHSTFLSGGETFEGGLFPWERLAITSPPFPQKGHILVGGCGGGREVAELRKLGYEVTAFEPSPSFAEGSRRLAASLSRVRFAQASYRDLLAAFSGAENLLTPLIRNATFDGMILGWGSFSHVTDITQRRNLLCALRKLYPTAPLLVGFTSIPDIPAGFIDRMRPPMRRILTTFGAPSRAADGDVFTHGSGFTHCFTPKEFRQLASDAGYQIAHANLFPSNQAYALLTQIL